Proteins encoded within one genomic window of Haladaptatus sp. QDMS2:
- a CDS encoding ferritin-like domain-containing protein gives MATNPAENDGVSAMQHAISAVNDRLTSRRDFLTKGTAAGVVLLGMGGSAVGTAGAQEEDEDAPTDVDVLNFALTLEHLEDVFYRRGVEQFCSTDFERCKTLNGFSARVRKDVYNNIVDIGDHESTHTEVLTQVITDLGGDPVPELEYEFGFETPEEFLAIAQVLENTGVSAYDGAINKIENKELVTAGATIATVEARHASYLNLLNGADPFPAAFDEAKSKDEILEAAGGFIVQE, from the coding sequence ATGGCTACCAATCCAGCCGAGAACGACGGTGTCTCCGCGATGCAGCACGCGATTAGCGCAGTAAACGACCGACTCACCTCCCGCCGTGATTTCCTCACGAAGGGGACGGCCGCAGGCGTTGTCCTCCTCGGTATGGGTGGCAGCGCAGTCGGGACCGCAGGCGCACAGGAGGAGGACGAAGACGCACCAACCGACGTGGACGTGCTCAACTTCGCTCTCACGCTCGAACACTTAGAAGACGTGTTCTACCGCCGCGGCGTAGAGCAGTTCTGTAGTACGGACTTCGAGCGTTGCAAGACCCTGAACGGCTTCAGCGCCCGCGTCCGCAAGGACGTCTACAACAACATCGTGGACATCGGCGACCACGAATCGACCCACACTGAAGTCCTCACGCAGGTCATCACCGACCTCGGCGGCGACCCCGTCCCCGAACTCGAATACGAATTCGGCTTCGAAACCCCTGAAGAGTTTCTCGCCATCGCGCAAGTCCTCGAAAACACCGGCGTCTCCGCCTACGACGGTGCAATCAACAAAATCGAGAACAAAGAACTGGTCACCGCTGGCGCAACCATCGCGACCGTCGAAGCCCGTCACGCCTCCTACCTGAACCTCTTGAACGGCGCAGACCCCTTCCCCGCCGCCTTCGACGAAGCGAAATCGAAGGACGAGATTC
- a CDS encoding peroxiredoxin-like family protein has protein sequence MSSEFGRQLDDAEHEWRTGFERGPTRTRWTVLPVQVGDPAPDVTLQDHMGNSRTLSEFWTGDPALILFWRQFGCGCGVERAARLKEEIAAYVDAGASVVIVGQGEPVRAAAYVKEHGISCPILCDVELKTYVDYGLLEGIPTQVFYDASPELIRRDPEAGAELAETRHQSGRPLVDNGWQLPGEFIVDSDGVIQLAYRYQYCEDFPDPRVHTTTLREIARHQSES, from the coding sequence ATGAGCAGTGAATTCGGTCGGCAGCTAGACGATGCGGAACACGAGTGGCGAACAGGGTTCGAACGGGGGCCAACCCGCACGCGATGGACGGTGCTCCCGGTGCAAGTTGGCGACCCCGCGCCGGATGTGACCTTACAAGACCACATGGGGAACTCCCGAACGCTGAGCGAGTTCTGGACTGGCGACCCTGCGCTCATCCTCTTCTGGCGTCAGTTCGGCTGTGGCTGTGGCGTCGAACGGGCCGCCCGGCTGAAGGAAGAAATCGCAGCGTACGTCGATGCGGGCGCGTCGGTGGTGATTGTCGGCCAGGGTGAGCCAGTGCGTGCCGCCGCGTACGTCAAAGAACACGGTATCTCGTGTCCGATTCTCTGTGACGTCGAGCTGAAGACGTACGTCGATTACGGCCTCCTTGAGGGAATTCCAACCCAGGTGTTCTACGACGCGTCACCCGAGTTGATTCGCCGTGACCCCGAGGCCGGTGCCGAACTCGCGGAAACCCGCCATCAATCGGGCCGCCCGCTCGTGGATAACGGCTGGCAACTCCCCGGAGAGTTCATCGTTGATAGCGACGGTGTCATCCAACTGGCCTACCGCTATCAGTACTGCGAGGACTTCCCCGACCCGCGCGTCCACACGACGACGCTTCGAGAAATCGCCAGACACCAGAGCGAAAGCTAA
- a CDS encoding ABC transporter ATP-binding protein, which produces MTALIETDGLTKYYGEVRGIEDLTFSVDEGTIFGFLGPNGAGKSTTIRTLLGLLHPSSGTARILGHDVTDTAALTAAKQAIGHIPGDFRFYRNTTGTRMLDYFARLRGDDRREELLSLFPIPEDRKVKTYSRGNRQKLAIVQAFMHNPRLVIMDEPTSGLDPLVQERFYDFLREEQAAGVTTFFSTHILSEVRKICEEVAIIRDGRLVALEDIDALLAKSGKVVRVSLEESVDPSEFLMPGIARTELDEEGYLRLIVTENYDGLIDELARYTVRDLDIRETSVEDVFMHFYDGDTGA; this is translated from the coding sequence GTGACTGCGCTTATCGAAACCGATGGGCTCACCAAGTACTACGGCGAGGTCAGGGGCATCGAAGACCTGACGTTCTCGGTGGACGAGGGGACGATATTCGGGTTCTTAGGCCCGAACGGCGCGGGAAAGAGCACGACTATTAGAACGCTTCTAGGCCTCCTCCACCCGTCGAGCGGGACGGCGCGCATCCTCGGTCACGACGTAACCGACACAGCGGCATTGACCGCGGCGAAACAGGCGATTGGCCACATCCCCGGGGACTTTCGCTTCTACCGGAACACGACCGGCACGCGGATGCTCGACTACTTCGCTCGCCTGCGCGGGGACGACCGAAGGGAGGAACTCCTCTCGCTCTTTCCGATACCAGAAGACAGGAAGGTGAAGACCTACTCGCGGGGGAACCGCCAGAAACTCGCCATCGTCCAGGCGTTCATGCACAACCCCCGACTCGTCATCATGGACGAACCGACCTCCGGGCTCGATCCGCTCGTCCAGGAGAGGTTCTACGACTTTCTGCGCGAAGAACAGGCCGCGGGGGTCACCACCTTCTTCTCGACACACATCCTGAGCGAGGTGCGGAAAATCTGTGAGGAGGTCGCCATCATCCGCGACGGCCGCCTCGTGGCGCTCGAAGACATCGACGCGCTTCTGGCCAAGAGCGGAAAAGTCGTCCGCGTCTCGCTCGAAGAATCCGTCGACCCCAGCGAGTTCTTGATGCCGGGCATCGCCCGCACCGAACTCGACGAGGAGGGCTATCTTCGCCTCATCGTCACCGAGAATTACGATGGTCTCATCGACGAACTCGCCAGGTACACCGTCCGCGACCTCGACATCAGAGAGACGTCCGTAGAGGACGTGTTCATGCACTTTTACGACGGTGATACCGGTGCTTGA
- a CDS encoding UBP-type zinc finger domain-containing protein: MKQCSNCGGFVTPDFVRVFGINNNEVWACLNCTTITDLEKYAGTMYGHAEHSSGVRWTNTTS; this comes from the coding sequence ATGAAGCAATGTTCCAACTGTGGGGGGTTCGTTACGCCAGACTTCGTCCGTGTGTTCGGCATAAACAACAACGAAGTATGGGCGTGTTTGAATTGTACGACAATCACTGACTTAGAAAAGTACGCGGGGACGATGTACGGCCACGCAGAACACTCGTCAGGCGTCCGGTGGACCAACACCACCTCGTAG
- a CDS encoding aldo/keto reductase has protein sequence MDDAVTHPPVHGIPALGLGTWKNTDFGACVGSVRHALDVGYRHIDTAQYYGNEEAVGEGIRTSTVPRKDIFLASKVWFDNLAYEDVIRTTKASLDRLRVESVDMMYVHWPADEYDPEETLAAFAALRDDGLVSHIGVSNFTPELLSEARETCDAPISANQVEMHPLLQQPELREYCARHDIALVAYSPLMHGDVEEVPQVREVAAKHETTPEQVTLAWLLEKGVVPIPKATGRAHIEQNWKSQFLDLDAEDVALIDGIQQERRLGDPQFAPW, from the coding sequence ATGGATGACGCTGTGACCCACCCACCGGTCCATGGGATTCCAGCTCTCGGCCTCGGGACGTGGAAGAACACGGATTTCGGCGCGTGCGTTGGGAGTGTCCGCCACGCGCTCGACGTAGGGTATCGCCACATCGACACGGCCCAGTACTACGGGAACGAGGAGGCCGTCGGCGAGGGAATTCGCACCTCGACGGTTCCTCGAAAAGACATCTTCCTCGCCTCGAAGGTCTGGTTCGACAATCTCGCCTACGAGGACGTGATTCGGACGACGAAGGCCAGTCTCGACCGCCTCAGGGTCGAGTCGGTTGATATGATGTACGTCCACTGGCCTGCAGACGAATACGACCCGGAAGAGACGCTCGCTGCCTTCGCAGCCCTCAGAGACGACGGTCTGGTCTCACACATCGGCGTGAGCAATTTCACGCCCGAACTCCTCTCCGAGGCTCGTGAGACCTGTGACGCCCCCATCAGCGCGAATCAGGTCGAGATGCACCCGCTGCTCCAGCAGCCCGAACTGCGCGAGTACTGCGCACGCCACGACATCGCGCTCGTCGCGTACTCCCCGCTCATGCACGGTGACGTCGAAGAGGTTCCACAGGTACGCGAAGTCGCAGCAAAACACGAGACGACGCCCGAGCAGGTGACGCTCGCGTGGCTCCTCGAAAAAGGCGTGGTCCCCATCCCGAAGGCGACGGGCCGGGCGCACATCGAACAGAATTGGAAGAGTCAATTTCTCGACCTCGACGCCGAGGACGTGGCGCTCATCGACGGCATTCAGCAAGAACGTCGTCTCGGTGACCCGCAATTTGCCCCGTGGTAG
- a CDS encoding COG1361 S-layer family protein: MHIVRAVLVVVLLLTSSVGSVVGFQEDTSVSGRPEFTAYIPENRIAPGTDGTVSLFLVNTGKILVSGADEFEQLVQTARATTVSVTAPESNPISIRTGTTPVGTLPEGVAGPYPIRVVVPDDTTPGTYELTVTVEFEHTAKVITSPDGSVRFTERSRTEELPVTVVVEDQAQFSIRTVESAVAVGGTGTVTLDVTNDGTEPARDATLLVQSADPELTFGAGAASAENFLGTLAPGATTRVTVRAGLATDALVRNYAATATVQYKDAAGLEQQSGTTSLGIQPQSGQPFSIENVTSTLRVGGDGTVSGSVVNTGGVAVTDVVVMLEPVAPPLVAQNTAIPVGDLEPGERAAFEYTVAVVPNATAGTRRLSATVEYRSPAGKQVTAPFSLAIPVAQKRDQFSVTPVNATFEVDSSGILVVRLTNEGDTQVTDVTAQLQPVEPLSSADATTFVSRLDAGESATLRFDLDVSDDAIPKTQVATLALSYESATRTARVESQPIPVTVVAGEPQSIPVEAVGLVVVAVVVASVWWYRRR; encoded by the coding sequence ATGCACATCGTACGGGCCGTGCTGGTGGTGGTGCTCCTTCTCACGAGCAGCGTCGGCTCCGTCGTCGGGTTTCAGGAGGATACGAGCGTTTCGGGGCGGCCGGAGTTCACCGCGTACATCCCCGAAAACCGCATCGCTCCCGGCACCGACGGCACCGTTTCGTTGTTCCTCGTGAACACGGGGAAAATTCTGGTTTCGGGTGCCGACGAGTTCGAACAACTCGTCCAGACTGCCCGCGCGACGACGGTTTCAGTGACCGCCCCCGAATCGAATCCGATTTCGATACGCACAGGAACGACGCCGGTCGGGACGCTCCCCGAAGGCGTGGCCGGGCCGTATCCGATACGAGTCGTCGTGCCGGACGATACGACGCCTGGCACCTACGAACTGACTGTCACCGTCGAGTTCGAACACACCGCGAAAGTCATCACCAGTCCGGACGGGTCGGTCCGGTTCACCGAGCGGTCGCGCACCGAAGAACTGCCCGTGACCGTCGTCGTCGAAGACCAGGCACAGTTCTCGATTCGCACCGTCGAGTCCGCCGTCGCCGTCGGCGGCACGGGCACCGTCACGCTCGACGTGACCAACGACGGCACGGAACCGGCCCGCGACGCCACGCTTCTGGTCCAATCTGCAGACCCGGAACTCACCTTCGGTGCGGGCGCGGCCAGTGCCGAGAACTTCCTCGGCACGCTGGCTCCGGGGGCCACCACGCGCGTGACCGTCCGGGCTGGACTGGCCACGGACGCGCTGGTTCGTAACTACGCCGCCACCGCCACCGTCCAGTATAAGGATGCAGCAGGCCTAGAACAGCAGTCCGGAACCACCTCGCTCGGTATCCAGCCTCAATCGGGCCAGCCTTTCAGCATCGAGAACGTGACCAGCACGCTCCGCGTGGGCGGCGACGGGACGGTTTCGGGCAGCGTCGTCAACACTGGGGGCGTGGCCGTGACGGACGTGGTCGTGATGCTCGAACCGGTCGCCCCGCCGCTCGTCGCTCAGAACACCGCGATTCCTGTGGGGGACCTCGAACCGGGTGAGCGCGCCGCGTTCGAATATACGGTCGCCGTCGTCCCGAACGCCACCGCCGGGACGCGCCGCCTCTCAGCGACGGTGGAGTACCGCTCCCCGGCCGGGAAACAGGTGACTGCACCGTTCTCGCTCGCGATTCCCGTCGCACAGAAACGCGACCAGTTCAGCGTCACGCCGGTAAACGCAACGTTCGAAGTCGATTCGAGCGGCATCCTCGTCGTTCGACTCACGAACGAAGGCGACACCCAGGTCACCGACGTCACCGCCCAGCTACAGCCCGTCGAACCGCTTTCGAGCGCCGACGCCACGACGTTCGTCTCGCGGCTCGACGCTGGTGAATCGGCAACCCTGCGCTTCGACCTCGACGTTTCCGACGACGCCATCCCGAAGACGCAGGTCGCAACGCTCGCTCTCAGCTACGAGTCCGCAACTAGAACCGCACGGGTCGAATCGCAACCGATTCCGGTCACGGTCGTGGCGGGTGAACCACAGTCGATTCCAGTCGAAGCGGTCGGACTCGTCGTGGTTGCCGTCGTGGTCGCCTCGGTCTGGTGGTACAGACGCCGGTAG
- a CDS encoding ABC transporter permease: protein MLEIARFEARRRLRGATALTILVLALIALTVGLFPSISESDVDLDAYLDTLSPELRQSFVGSVTSLSTIDGYLVSQLYVLVWLLILGIYFAYAAASLVSAEVENRSIDLLLVNPISRTRFVVEKFLALLPVNVAVNAVSLLAVYFGIQFVGESVPLADLVALHVLFVLYLAACSALGLVASVVFDDVRRAQGVAIGLLFATYFLDSLTRGTDYEWAGQFSFARYLDPADVLSLGEIDWLGAAVLLAVTLGLVMLAAELFEDKDING, encoded by the coding sequence GTGCTTGAAATCGCCCGGTTCGAGGCGCGCAGGCGACTCCGGGGTGCCACCGCCCTCACGATTCTCGTCCTCGCGCTCATCGCGCTGACGGTCGGTCTCTTTCCATCTATCTCGGAGTCTGACGTGGATTTAGACGCCTACCTCGACACGCTCTCACCGGAGCTCCGCCAGAGTTTCGTCGGAAGCGTCACCTCGCTTTCGACCATCGACGGCTATCTCGTTTCCCAGTTGTACGTGCTCGTCTGGTTACTCATCCTCGGCATCTACTTCGCGTACGCCGCCGCCTCGCTCGTCTCAGCCGAGGTAGAAAATCGCTCGATAGACTTGTTGCTCGTGAACCCCATCTCCCGAACGCGATTCGTCGTCGAGAAGTTTCTCGCACTCCTGCCAGTGAACGTCGCCGTCAACGCCGTTTCCCTCCTGGCCGTCTACTTCGGCATCCAATTTGTCGGCGAGTCCGTACCGCTCGCGGACCTCGTGGCACTCCACGTGTTGTTCGTTCTCTATCTTGCCGCGTGCTCCGCGCTCGGCCTGGTCGCCTCCGTCGTGTTCGACGATGTACGTCGGGCACAGGGCGTCGCCATCGGGTTGCTGTTCGCCACCTACTTCCTCGACTCGCTCACTCGCGGCACCGACTATGAGTGGGCCGGCCAGTTCTCGTTCGCCCGCTATCTGGACCCCGCAGACGTGCTCTCGCTCGGGGAAATCGACTGGCTCGGCGCGGCGGTCCTCCTCGCGGTCACGCTCGGCCTCGTGATGCTCGCCGCTGAACTGTTCGAAGACAAAGATATCAACGGGTGA
- the dinB gene encoding DNA polymerase IV yields MGNSGGARLPGVSHETGPERIILHVDMDCFYAACERLREPTLRGQPVVVGMGYEPGEAIGAVATASYEARAFGVESAQPISKALELLPRIDDADDGEAGGYYRPVDISFYKEVSAEVKTILRDCADTLREVSIDEAYLDVTDRTAWEKTPDGTRTLAEGYARYVKQRIARKVGVTASIGVAPNMSAAKVASDFEKPDGLTVVEPGTVREFLAPLDIEFVHGIGPVTARKLREMDIETAGDLASADRQQLVDRFGERGREMHDRANGDDAREVEPVGKPKSFSRESAFPQTADADQHRKTVRRLAKAVAERADREGALYQTIGIKVVTPPFDVNTRATSLSGPVQDASLVESVALSLLTEFEGETARKLGVRVSKLSFAAEDQASLDSWGSDGGEQSTPENHARRGQRSLSEFD; encoded by the coding sequence ATGGGCAATTCAGGTGGTGCACGCTTGCCCGGCGTCTCCCACGAAACGGGACCCGAGCGCATCATCTTGCACGTCGATATGGACTGTTTTTACGCGGCGTGCGAACGACTTCGCGAACCCACGCTCCGCGGACAACCCGTCGTCGTCGGGATGGGCTACGAACCCGGCGAAGCCATCGGCGCGGTGGCCACAGCGAGTTACGAGGCGCGTGCCTTCGGCGTCGAGAGCGCCCAACCCATCTCGAAGGCGCTCGAACTCCTCCCCCGCATCGACGACGCAGACGACGGCGAGGCAGGCGGCTACTACCGCCCGGTGGACATCTCCTTCTACAAGGAGGTGAGTGCAGAGGTGAAAACCATCCTTCGAGACTGCGCCGACACCCTGCGAGAGGTGAGCATCGACGAAGCCTACCTCGACGTCACAGACCGCACGGCGTGGGAGAAAACCCCGGACGGAACCCGGACGCTCGCAGAGGGGTACGCCCGCTACGTCAAACAGCGCATCGCCCGCAAGGTGGGCGTGACCGCGAGTATCGGCGTCGCGCCGAACATGAGCGCGGCGAAAGTCGCGAGCGATTTCGAGAAACCTGACGGCCTCACCGTCGTCGAACCCGGGACGGTCCGGGAGTTTCTCGCACCGCTCGACATCGAGTTCGTCCACGGCATCGGCCCGGTCACGGCGCGGAAACTGCGGGAGATGGACATCGAGACGGCGGGCGACCTTGCCAGCGCGGACCGCCAGCAACTAGTCGACCGATTCGGCGAACGAGGCCGAGAGATGCACGACCGGGCGAACGGCGACGACGCTCGCGAGGTCGAACCGGTGGGCAAGCCAAAGAGTTTCTCGCGGGAGTCTGCCTTCCCGCAGACGGCCGACGCGGACCAGCACCGCAAGACGGTGCGTCGACTCGCCAAGGCGGTCGCCGAACGCGCAGACCGCGAGGGAGCCCTCTACCAGACGATTGGCATCAAGGTAGTGACGCCACCGTTCGACGTGAACACCCGCGCAACGTCGCTATCCGGCCCGGTACAGGACGCTTCGCTCGTCGAATCCGTAGCGCTCTCCTTGCTCACCGAATTCGAAGGGGAGACGGCGAGAAAACTCGGCGTTCGCGTGTCGAAACTCTCGTTCGCGGCAGAAGACCAGGCCAGCCTCGATAGCTGGGGCAGCGATGGCGGCGAGCAATCCACCCCGGAAAACCACGCTCGCCGCGGCCAGCGGTCGCTGTCAGAATTCGACTGA
- a CDS encoding DUF87 domain-containing protein: MADVETITVAEVSDGPGGEGTVGAEITLPVVEVLTGRGFITGKSGSGKSNTASVVAEKLLSNNFPILIVDTDGEYYGLKEKFELLHVGADEECDIVVGPEHAEKIASLALEGNVPIILDVSGYLDENEAKDLLTAVSKQLFAKEKKLKKPFLMLVEEVHEYLPEGPGLDECGRMLIKIGKRGRKHGLGVTGISQRPADVKKDFITQCDWLVWHRLTWGNDTKVVKRVLGTEYANAIESMGDGEAFLMTDWAETIRRVQFQRKTTFDAGATPGLDDFERPDLKSVSDSLVSELKEITDKREHHENEVERLEAKLKKKDDRIAQLESELADARDMSRMADQFAQAMLDNTQPSRMRPEEQSGLDQYDQPTANGEAKSQPQEAEDAVPEPSFEELPIGENRPLVKQLRGAISDLDPIARGMLAYYCESGPAEPMDAYVAAGGEADRPIAYNHNGILVRAGVVTHVGRGLYDYCVPEFVEAAHDGRLSDAEFEEIIEAIETQFLADAGLV, encoded by the coding sequence ATGGCAGACGTAGAAACTATCACAGTCGCAGAAGTGAGCGACGGGCCGGGGGGAGAGGGCACGGTCGGGGCGGAAATCACGCTTCCGGTCGTCGAAGTGCTCACCGGCCGTGGGTTCATCACGGGCAAATCCGGGTCGGGGAAGTCGAACACGGCGAGCGTCGTCGCCGAAAAACTGCTCTCTAACAACTTTCCCATCCTCATCGTGGACACCGACGGCGAGTACTACGGCCTCAAAGAGAAATTCGAGTTACTCCACGTCGGCGCGGACGAGGAGTGTGACATCGTGGTCGGGCCGGAACACGCAGAGAAAATCGCCTCGCTCGCCCTCGAAGGGAACGTCCCCATCATCCTCGACGTGTCTGGCTACCTCGACGAGAACGAGGCGAAAGACCTGCTGACCGCCGTCTCGAAACAACTGTTCGCCAAAGAGAAGAAACTCAAGAAGCCGTTTTTGATGCTCGTAGAGGAGGTCCACGAGTATCTCCCCGAAGGCCCGGGTCTCGACGAGTGCGGACGAATGCTCATCAAAATCGGCAAGCGCGGGCGCAAACACGGCCTCGGCGTCACGGGCATCAGCCAGCGACCCGCCGACGTGAAAAAGGACTTCATCACACAGTGTGACTGGCTCGTCTGGCACCGCCTGACCTGGGGCAACGACACGAAAGTCGTCAAACGCGTCCTCGGAACCGAGTACGCGAACGCCATCGAGAGCATGGGCGACGGCGAGGCGTTCTTGATGACCGACTGGGCCGAAACCATCCGCCGAGTCCAGTTCCAGCGCAAGACCACCTTCGACGCTGGGGCCACACCCGGTCTGGACGACTTCGAACGTCCCGACCTGAAGTCGGTGAGCGACTCGCTCGTCTCCGAGTTGAAGGAGATTACCGACAAGCGCGAACACCACGAAAACGAAGTCGAGCGGCTCGAAGCCAAACTCAAGAAGAAAGACGACCGAATTGCCCAGCTCGAATCCGAACTTGCAGACGCCCGCGACATGAGCCGGATGGCAGACCAGTTCGCCCAGGCGATGCTCGACAACACCCAGCCCTCGCGGATGCGGCCCGAGGAACAATCCGGCCTCGACCAGTATGACCAGCCGACGGCGAACGGCGAAGCCAAATCACAACCCCAAGAAGCTGAAGACGCCGTTCCAGAGCCCTCCTTCGAAGAACTCCCAATCGGCGAGAATCGGCCACTCGTAAAGCAACTCAGAGGGGCGATTTCGGACCTCGACCCGATTGCCCGGGGAATGCTCGCCTACTACTGTGAATCAGGGCCGGCAGAGCCGATGGACGCCTACGTCGCCGCCGGTGGGGAGGCAGACCGCCCCATCGCTTACAACCACAACGGGATACTCGTCCGGGCGGGTGTGGTAACGCACGTCGGGCGCGGCCTGTACGACTACTGCGTCCCGGAGTTCGTCGAAGCCGCACACGACGGCCGTCTCAGCGACGCGGAGTTCGAAGAAATCATCGAGGCCATCGAAACGCAGTTCCTCGCGGACGCGGGCCTGGTCTAA
- the tpiA gene encoding triose-phosphate isomerase yields the protein MFVLVNLKAYPCDPVAIAEAAATVAEESDTRIAVAPQAAHLAAVAETGVETWAQHVSPVEYGSNTGSTLAEAVADAGAVGTLINHSEKRLKLADIDASVRAAERTDLETIVCANNPAQVGAAAALGPDAVAVEPPELIGTGTPVSKADPDIVTGAVEAATAVDDSVSVLCGAGISTGEDVVASRNLGAEGVLLASGVAKADDPVAALRDLVSGL from the coding sequence ATGTTCGTTCTCGTAAACCTGAAGGCCTACCCGTGCGACCCCGTCGCCATCGCGGAGGCCGCAGCGACCGTCGCCGAGGAGTCTGACACGCGAATCGCCGTCGCCCCACAAGCTGCGCACCTCGCCGCCGTTGCTGAGACGGGCGTCGAGACGTGGGCCCAGCACGTCAGTCCCGTCGAGTACGGTTCCAACACGGGGAGTACGCTGGCAGAAGCCGTCGCCGACGCCGGTGCGGTCGGCACGCTCATCAATCACTCCGAAAAGCGGCTGAAACTCGCCGACATCGACGCAAGCGTCCGCGCCGCAGAACGTACCGACCTGGAGACCATCGTCTGTGCGAACAACCCCGCACAGGTCGGGGCCGCCGCGGCCCTCGGCCCGGACGCCGTCGCCGTCGAACCCCCGGAACTCATCGGGACGGGAACGCCCGTGAGCAAGGCGGACCCGGACATCGTGACCGGCGCAGTCGAGGCCGCGACCGCCGTCGATGACTCGGTGTCCGTTCTCTGTGGCGCGGGCATCTCGACTGGAGAAGACGTCGTCGCCTCGCGCAACCTCGGCGCAGAAGGTGTCCTGCTCGCGAGCGGCGTCGCAAAAGCAGACGACCCGGTGGCCGCGCTGCGCGACCTCGTGTCCGGGCTTTAG